The nucleotide sequence CTCGTGGCGCTGGTCGTCACCTCGGGCTGTGCCGGCTTCTTCGGCTCCCAACCCATCTCCAACGAGCAACTGGACGAGGAGCCACCGGCCCCGTACGTCTGGGACAACGAGGTGAACGCCCACATCACGATCACCGAGAACGCGCGGTTCCAGGCGGTCTACCGGCTCGACGACGAGCGGATGGAGCTGTTCCGCCGCGACGGCTTCGGCGGTCGGAACGCCATCCCCGTCTCGGCCGTCCGCTATCGCTACCCCAACGGGACGGTGATCACGGGGACGGAACTCGTCGCCCGCGGCGGGTCGATCAACCGCTCGCGCGAGCGGGTGTCGGTCGTCCTCCCCGACGACGCCCCGAGCGACGGCGGCGGCCGCCTCGCCTTCACCTCCTCCAGTACGCCCAAGCGGTTCAGCCTCCCGACGTTCGTCAACGGCTCGTACGCCGTCGTGTTGCCCCCGAACCGCCGGGTCGAGGTGTTCCCGTTCGGGACGGTCAATCCGCGCGGCTACGAGGTAGAGACCGACGGCGACCGGCGGATCATCCGCTGGGATGGCGTGGAGGCCGACTCCGTCTCGGTGCAGTTCTACCTGCAGCGCGACCTGCTGATCTTCGGCGGGGCCGCGGCCGGCCTGACCGTCGTCGGCATCGCGGGCGCGCTCTACTACAAACGACGGATCGACGAACTCCGCGAACGGCGGGAGGAACTCGGCCTCGACGTCGAGACCGAGGACGACGAGTTCCGCGACGACCCGCCGCCCGGGATGGGGTAGCCGTCGCGAGCCTTTTCACCTCGCCCCGTCTACGGCGCCACATGCGAGTCGCGGTCGTCACCGTCGGCGACGAACTGCTCTCCGGGGACACGGTCGATACGAACGCCTCGTGGCTGTGTGACCGGCTCGACGACCGCGGGGTGTCCGTCGAGCGGATCACGACCGTCCCCGACCGGGTCGCCGACATCGCCCGCGTGGTCAACGAGTACCGCGCGGAGTACGACGCGGTCATCGTCACGGGCGGCGTGGGCCCGACCCACGACGACGTGACCATGGACGGCGTCGCGGCGGCGTTCGGTCGGGCGGTCGTCCCCAACGAGGCGGCCGCGGCGTGGATCGCCGACCACGGCGACTACTCGGCCGACGACCTGACCGAGGGGACGACCCACCTCCCCGAGGGCGCCCGCCTGCTCCGGAACCCGGAGGGGGTGGCACCGGGGGCCGCCCTCGAGTCGGTGTACGTCCTGCCCGGGGTCCCCGCCGAGATGAAGGCGATGTTCGAGACGGTCGCCGGGGAGTTCACCGGCGAGCGGGGATACGTCGAGGAGGTCCACACGACCGAACCGGAGAGCGCACTCATCGACCGTCTCGACGGGGTGCAGGAACGGTTCGACGTCTCGATCGGGAGCTACCCCGGCGACTCGGTCCGGTTGAAGGTGATCGCTGCCGACGCGGCGACGGCCCGCGACGCGGCCGACTGGCTCCGCGAGCGCGTCGATCTAGCGACGGAGGTAGAGCAACCAGAGCAGGGTGACGGCGAGACTGGCCAGTAGTACCACCGCGCCGGTCGCCTCGATGGGGAGCGGTTCCCCGGACTGTAGCGGGAGCATGGTCGCCCCTATCGCCGGCAGTCGCTTAAACGTTCGTCACGCCGCCCGCGTGGGGAGACTTTTGCCCGTCCCGACGTAGCACACACCATGCGACTCGGGTTCCTGGTCAATCCCATCGCGGGCATGGGCGGACGGGTCGGCCTCAAAGGCACGGACGGGAAAGTCGAGGAGGCGCGCGCCCGGGGTGCCGACCCGCGCTCGCCGGACCGG is from Haloplanus salinarum and encodes:
- a CDS encoding DUF5803 family protein, with product MNRRQLLPLIGLVALVVTSGCAGFFGSQPISNEQLDEEPPAPYVWDNEVNAHITITENARFQAVYRLDDERMELFRRDGFGGRNAIPVSAVRYRYPNGTVITGTELVARGGSINRSRERVSVVLPDDAPSDGGGRLAFTSSSTPKRFSLPTFVNGSYAVVLPPNRRVEVFPFGTVNPRGYEVETDGDRRIIRWDGVEADSVSVQFYLQRDLLIFGGAAAGLTVVGIAGALYYKRRIDELRERREELGLDVETEDDEFRDDPPPGMG
- a CDS encoding competence/damage-inducible protein A, whose protein sequence is MRVAVVTVGDELLSGDTVDTNASWLCDRLDDRGVSVERITTVPDRVADIARVVNEYRAEYDAVIVTGGVGPTHDDVTMDGVAAAFGRAVVPNEAAAAWIADHGDYSADDLTEGTTHLPEGARLLRNPEGVAPGAALESVYVLPGVPAEMKAMFETVAGEFTGERGYVEEVHTTEPESALIDRLDGVQERFDVSIGSYPGDSVRLKVIAADAATARDAADWLRERVDLATEVEQPEQGDGETGQ